The following DNA comes from Cucumis sativus cultivar 9930 chromosome 7, Cucumber_9930_V3, whole genome shotgun sequence.
AGAACATTTGTGACATTCTACCTCTTAATGTGTGAGCTggactttgtttttgtcatttttgcaaataataaaatgtgtgtaATATGAACtgaattattataacttattttactatttttgcaagtgccTCTCCAAAAGTgtaagttttgttatttataaatataatttagataaatataattttatttaaaaaaatggaaatagtAGAATGAAAGGAGATGGAAAGCGGAAGTAACATTTTGGAAATAATAATACGATAGACTAAGTCGAAAGCAGagagattaaattaaagaaatgaataaatataaaaagaaaagggattaaatttgattgtggAAGTAGGCGATTTGGCACACGAGAAACAGCTTGGTCTCTCCGTGTTTGGGGCGCACCCCTGGAACCTTGTTGGCGCGACAGTCTGGCCTCTTTAACCTAACACCCTTCCTTCCCTCACTTTATTACGTCCGTGCCACCCTTCTTCCTTATTTACCTTTTTACCCCTACTCCACTTAATCCCTCCAAATTATAACTCTTTACcctaattgttttaaaaccaaattaaaattggttaaaataccattttgattaataaattaatggagtattttcaaatacaaacaaaacaaaaaaaactatttaccaACTATATCAAAAgctatcaaaattaaaatatatagagaaaatagtattttaactataataataattttggtttCATTGGAAGGAGAGAAAGTCATTATTTGAAGACAaatattgtattgttttttctttctttatttttgttaaatttgaacCTTTTTAGTGTGGTTggaatttagaaaagaaaagaggtcTTTTCATATCCTTTGTTTTTCCAAAAGGTTAATTTAAAAGACAGATTTGTGTTTCCTTTCCCGAATTGAAAAGATGGAAATTACAATAAAGACAATTAGGAAAAggagaaatttaaatttaatgatatatCAAACACATGCTAGATCTtttcacaaaaaagaaaagcatgcaaaattctttttttttttagaaaaaactttgtaagcttttatttttaggtttttcaaattaaataaaagtttaaatttggtttttagttagttaaaggtacttttaagttttaataatGGTCCAAAtctaacttttaataaatattaaatttatcatagctgttagttttttttttcttgttatttattcacatttctattttaaactttaaaaatattattttcaataatattttcttgcattaaacttttgattattatttaactaattttgatagaaattaattttgagagaatGGATTTAACCGAAGTActagaaaagtaaaatagagtgggaaaaaagaaagaaaaagaagggttatttattattaaaaatagaacaaaataaaaaaggttgTATTTTGGGAGAATTGAGTATTGGCATTGTCTTTTATATAaaggaaatagaaaagaagaaaaagatttaataaaaaaagggCAAAAAAGTAATTGAGGAAGACATAAATAAGTACACCAACTTTGGGTacaacaaaagaacaaaaaagaggGGAAGAAGTAAAAACAGCTGTAATGGCATATTAGTAAATAAGGGACAAAGTGAAGGGctaaatcaaattgaatttaataattataataaaaaatttattggaaGAGATCCAATTTTTTGCCATtcagtttatattttttatattttttcccaACGAAGACTCTCCCAAGAAAAATCCAATCTCAGAGAGAGAAGTTGACGGCGAAATCTAGAGAGAGAAAGCTTCAAACCGGCATTAATGGCGGAAGGGAGTAGAggaggagagagaaaggagagtAGTAATCAGGAGGAAGAAGACAGCGTCAAACTCTTTGTTGGTCAAGTTCCAAAGCATATGACCGAACCTCAACTTCTCACAATGTTCCAAGAGTTTGCACTTGTGGATGAAGTCAACATCATCAGAGACAAAACCACTCGCGCCTCcagaggtttttttttttttttttttttttttttttttttttaattttacatttacaCTCGCCTTCTCTCTGTTTATCTTTCGTTATGTTCGTTTGTGATGATTTCTggtttgattcaatttgagTAGAGTCTAATCATCGATTGACATTGTGAACTCATGTTTTGAACCCTAatctttgttgttgtttgttttggttacTGCATTTTTCAGGTTGCTGTTTCGTGATTTGTCCTTCGAGGCAAGAGGCGGATAAGGCGGTCAATGCTTGCCATAACAAGAAAACTTTGCCTGGGGTTAGTGGAATCTGGATTTTTAAGTTGCGAATtgttaatcatttttatttctctctgtctctctcttctcaatgttttgttttgttttttatgtcttttctttttttcttgtcgaTAATGCTAATCAATGCAATTGATCGATGCGATAGACTTGGCCTTGTGCGTAATTGCTGTTATCAATAACCTTGAAATTCTAAAACTCTTGGCTTTTCTGTAAAAGCTGCTTTCTAGTTTCAGACTACACCACATTGTGATACATCTTATATTTTGGACTTGAAAATGAACTAATTGAGCGCTCTACAACTCTAAGATTTCACTTCCCTTtatttaaggaaaaataattattgattcttttcattttttttcttttactataatagttttatttaattatgctTTACGGAATCAAGCTCTTTAACTCTGAAAGATGTTATCCTTGTGATTTAGCATTGAATGCAAAGATATGACTTTGTGATGAACAAAAGGAAAGGGAGACCttttagagaaattatttttactaaattaagcTAGATTTGCGCATCAATGAAGTGGGATCAACTTCTGATCCGAGCATTGATTTTCTGATGTGATCGTTCTGCTTGTAACTGGCATGGTCTGCCATTGAGTGATAAAAGGCGTTTTGAAGAGACAAACAATGATGTATTCATTATGCGAGGAAGAGTATGGGTTTCCATCGAATCTATCGTTAATATCATCGATAACCATTTTAATGGTTAAAATTTGCcgaaatgattaaaattttggtgagTTGGTTAGGAAATAATTGTAGAGTTGACTTTAGGCATTTCATGTGAAGTATATTTCTGATTCACTTTGGAGCTTCTTAATGTTTGTAAATTTATGGAATTATGGGCAATATTTAGGAAATAGTGGTAGAGTGGactcaaattattttatttaatttgtatgcTATTCTTGGAATTTATTTGATGAATCGTAGGTATTTTGAAGTATTAAGTCCATGCTTGCTGAGacattcttttctatttttctcttgCCCTTGCCATTGCACCGAACTGAATTTGATCTAATAATCTGTCCTAACGCTGCAATTGAATTTCGAAGGACCAAATCAGTACTCAAATATAGTTTATAGTCAATGAACCATACCTctgataaaataaatgtctttcaatttttccGTGAAATCTGTAATTAAACATTGTTCTTGTCAATGTGTGTAGTAATACCCTTCATTCTCTCTTCAATCCAGGCTTCTAGTCCGTTGCAAGTTAAATATGCAGATGGCGAGCTGGAAAGACTAGGTGTAATATCATTCCCTGCTTGAATATCTCATCTAAAAGATGGTTCCTAACATCCATCAACCTACATTGCCACTTTCTTAACGATCTTGTATTTATCTTCCTGAAagattaatatttagtttgtATGGATAGTAATGGTTGGTTATTTCTGAAAAGAGCAGAACACAAACTCTTTATTGGAATGCTTCCGAAAAATGTATCCGAAGATGAAGTTTCTGGTCTTTTCTCTCAGTATGGAACTATAAAAGACTTGCAAATATTAAGAGGTTCACAGCAGACAAGTAAAGGtagtttttggtttgtttcaGCTTGATTTAGTTGAAGTTGTGAAAGATATCACACATTCAGTTGAATCTTCACCATTAGCTCCATGTGTTGCTCATGTTCAGGTTGTGCATTCTTGAAGTATGAGACGAAGGATCAAGCTGTGGCAGCACTTGAGGCAATTAACGGAAAGTGTAAAATGGAGGTAATGGAATTTTCATGATATTTCCGGAAAAAGATAGGAGGTTAATACTAAAATCATTGAAATCATAGAAAGCCTATATATTGCTGAAAATCCATATTCACGTCGTTGATATTTTGTACCTTTGTGGGCACTTCTAATATTTCCCGACATTTTAATGACATTTCAGAACAAAGATATTGTTTGCTCTTGTTATGTTGAACACTTTTCGTGgggtttattattattattattattattattatttgacgGCTAAAATTCTTTTAGCTACTATAACTGGTTGgaatttttttggaaaggattttttttatcattattcaAGTCAAATTCAATGTACTCAATAGTTGAGTATTCTTGCATAAGGCAACGTTATTTTAGGGCTGACATATTATGAAAATCCTAGCTTCCTGTAAGTAGGATAGTCTGTCTTAATACTCATATCTTTTACCCCGTTGAAAGTATGGAAGACTATGAATTTATACTTACAGACATAGGTTTACGGAGGCATcatgtatttgattatttttccCCCTACCCAGGGATCCAGTGTCCCTTTGGTTGTTAAATGGGCCGACACAGAGAAGGAAAGGCAAGCTCGGAAAGCTCAGAAAGCTCAATCACAGGCCACTAATGTGCTTAATGCAGACTCCCAACATCCTTCACTGTTTGGAGCCATGCCACTGGGTTATGTTCCACCATATAACGGCTATGGTTATCAGGTCAGTGCAGGGGATTGTTCTTAGGCTTCTTCAatttgtatgtatgtatgtgtcATGTCCAAGGatcttttttcctctctttttatttattgcatAGGGATCTGTGTTGTCCTTGTTATTATACTTTTGGTTAACATGCACTTCAAAAGAAcggtttttgtttgaatggtATGAATGTTATCAATCATGTACCTGATCCATGATCTtaaatgattttcattttcatgtttACAATTGagcatttttattttgaatcaCGAAGGTAGCCAATGATAGTCTTTACTTTCTCTTTGTAGGCTCCTGGAAGTTATGGGCTTATGCAATATCACCTACCTCCAATGCAGAATCAATCTGGTTTTCCCAACATGATACCTCAATTAAACCAAGGTAATGCAATGCGTGGGATCCCACCTGACCTTGGCCCAGGTATGGCCACTAGGAATTATGCCATGCCTCCTGCAAGCTACTCTGCCTATCCTGGAGTTCCAGCTCTTCAGCATCCCATGGCGTACCCTGGAGGAATGATGAGTCCAGGGGTTGTGAGCAGTTCACCTGGTCCAGGGCCATTTACTGGTGGCAAGAACTCTCCGACGTCTAGTATGGGTAAAGGGTCTGGAGGTCAGATTGAAGGTAGATAGTTATTCCCCTTTTATCCAACTTTGATTTGCTGATTGGTTTTGAGCTTCAGGGAATTATAGTTCACGATCTTTTTTCTCTAGGTCCACCTGGTGcgaatctttttatttatcacaTACCCCAAGAATTTGGAGATCGGGAGCTTGCTAACTCTTTTAGAGCATTTGGCCGAGTTTTGAGTGCTAAAGTATTTGTTGACAAAACATCTGGAGTTAGCAAATGTTTTGGTGAGCACAGTTATAATACCTTTAATGAggggttgaaaatttttcttgcTATTTTACACCTGCAACTTTTTGCAAAAtcaaatgttgaagatgaAAGTGTTTTCTGTATTTTGGTATGTGTAGATGTCTAACCGTTGTTTCCTCTACAGGGTTTGTTAGTTATGATTCCGCCGAGGCTGCTCAATCTGCCATAAGTACGATGAATGGATGCCAATTAGGtggaaagaaattaaaagtcCAGCTGAAGAGAGACAACAAACAGAGTAAACCATATTGATTCGGTTAACGTTATCGAAGGCAGCAAATTTGCTACCACTTGCTGACACTGGGGGGGCCTAAATGCATGACAATCATTCCATTATCAGATATCTTGGGGTGGATTAGGGACTTTCtatgtttaaaaattcattactCCATCCTGCCTGTGATTGCATCAGATCAAATCAAAGATACTTGTAATTCATGGTTCGGCCATGCTGATgcaatttgtaatttatgtattttggaAGATTAACATTCTTTAATTGATTCTTCCGGGACATCTGTTGATTGTAAAATACCATGTAATTATAAATGATTTCTTGATTCTTTTAGGTTTATTGATTTAGTATTGCCTAATttgatgctttttttttcttctggttttctttctgtttctttGAAACAAAAAGTCATCTCGTGCACTTTGTTGGTTGTTGTACTGTGGGAAGTGTATCTTGCTCTTGATTATCTATATTGTTTTTCCTCCAGAATGAAGAGACCTGCTGTTGAAGATGATCAACATAGTTTCAAACAATCTGACATCCTTTTAAACGCATTGATTTAAACAGCAAAAAGTTATTTGATTTTCGTCCTTATATTTTGTTAGAAGATGGCTTTGTTGGTTTATTATTCATGTGGCTTTGCTGTTTTTCATACACAGACTTGCATCTTTATTTTGACAATCACAGACACAAGATTCAAtacttaattcttttatttcattttctttttgcagtTTTCAAATGAAGAATGCTTGGATATTTGTTACCATGCAAACTCATTAGCTGCTGCATTATACAGGTATTACggttaattgatttttgagtttgattcTTTCGatacatattttgtttgttctgAAATCACACTTGATGACTATTGTCGTTTCTAAGTTTTTAGGACTTAATAACTACACTTGGTCTGTAATGGTCTTCGATTAGGATAagtatttttcctttttcagaTTGTTCGTACCATTAAAACCAACCAACcaattactttttttcactGTGATGTTCGTAATGGACCTTgtcttttaaattcttgatAAGGTTTGTGTTGTAGCTCTCCTTGTTCATTAATTCTTAACTATCTGtgttactatatattataaaaatttagaaatttctttAGGCAATTCAGATTTAATAAGAAACCATCCCATTGATAAATGAATTATCCAAAGGGTACAATTGATAATCCTCACAATGAGATACTGTTGGAATACAATACAACCTAACAAGAATATTCAAGAACAAACGGAACACTAAAGGATAGaaacatatgaaaatttgatgtaacattgtaaaaaaagtaatatgaTAATGTAGGCTTTCGAGGGGGCTAGATTCTCCGAAATTTTCCGAAGGAAATCCCACAAAATTCTTCATATCAACTTACTAAAATTTCCCCCCTTCTAATAACCATTCTTATAATCTACTGATGATCCTACTATATCTTTAACTAGGGCTGTCACAGAGACATGAACCCTACGCAATTCAATGTAATAACTTCGCTATATCGTGATTTTGTCTGTTTTTGTTCCATTttgcttttgttgttttagTGATCTTGAGAGGTTCTCATTTGTGCTCTTAGATTCTTTCatcttaaatataatttccacaagttttctaaatatttcattatggTCTTTGAATGAATTTTGCTACCCTCTTATAGAAATTTACTAGGCATACTCAAATCACATGCACCACACTTTCATATCATATTTGGAAATGAATAATAGCATGTGAAAgttaatgaatgaaaatgtAAGCAAGTGTGAAATCTAATCTATGT
Coding sequences within:
- the LOC101221331 gene encoding RNA-binding protein BRN1, which gives rise to MAEGSRGGERKESSNQEEEDSVKLFVGQVPKHMTEPQLLTMFQEFALVDEVNIIRDKTTRASRGCCFVICPSRQEADKAVNACHNKKTLPGASSPLQVKYADGELERLEHKLFIGMLPKNVSEDEVSGLFSQYGTIKDLQILRGSQQTSKGCAFLKYETKDQAVAALEAINGKCKMEGSSVPLVVKWADTEKERQARKAQKAQSQATNVLNADSQHPSLFGAMPLGYVPPYNGYGYQAPGSYGLMQYHLPPMQNQSGFPNMIPQLNQGNAMRGIPPDLGPGMATRNYAMPPASYSAYPGVPALQHPMAYPGGMMSPGVVSSSPGPGPFTGGKNSPTSSMGKGSGGQIEGPPGANLFIYHIPQEFGDRELANSFRAFGRVLSAKVFVDKTSGVSKCFGFVSYDSAEAAQSAISTMNGCQLGGKKLKVQLKRDNKQSKPY